ACTTACGCAGTGGGACAGTCTTGGGTTTGCCATTCACGTTGTGTTTGGGCTGAATGAGAGGAGCAAAGGACACCGAAATGATCTTTTTGGTCTCCCAGCTGTTTGGTCCTGTGCGGGTGATCTTGGTCAGCTGCAAAAAGAAGGAATTCATCATATGTGTGTGGGCCGATGTATATCCACACACATAACGTGACGGTGGTCTATGTTCATAAGGTCAACATCCACACACTAACCTTTTCCTCAAGCGGCATGACCAGGATCCCGCCAACCTTAATTAGGTTCTTCACATATTTCTCGTGATCCTTCTGCACCCCGGCCCCACAGTAAACTCTGTCGTACTGACGGCTCTCCGGAGCGATCTCCAGACAGTTGCCCACCACAAAAGATGGCTCGCAGAACTCAAATCTGTTTGGAGGCAAAGCAAAGGTAAATAGCAACCTTTCAGCCAAACACAATCATGGCAATTGATTTGTAGTGTTTAAAGTCTAGACAGTGTCATAAAACTATTTTGACACTCACTTGTCAAAACTGTCACTGGTTTTGATGAAGGAATCAAGCTTCTGGTAGGCGTACTCGATGACATCAGCATGCAACTCAATCCCATGATTCactccaaatggtcctgggaCAATTCATACACACAATATGTACTgtaatgacttttattttttaaagaagcaAAAATGGATACATTCTCTCATCCATGGCAAGACCGTTTCTATATCGAAAATATTGTGTGAAGAGAGTTTATTTTTCTCCAAAAATGTTGCACATAGCTCAAATTGTTCATGAAACAAACGTCCAGGTTGTTGCTTCTTTCTAAAATGCTGCCTAATTCACACAACAATAACGGATGCAGCTTCATTCAGATGTGGCAAATATAGTCAATCACCTACCCAGTATGAGGCCCACCATAGTACTGAGATAGCCCGTCCCACTGCCAAGATTTAGGAAAGAGACGCGAGGGTGGAGGTCCAAAGCCTCCATCACCTCAGAGTAGATACATGGAGCTGACAGGTGAATGTTCCCATGCCGCCAAGCCAAATCCTACATTTCAACAAAAATGAAGCAAGTCAACTTTCTTGTAACTACAAATATGTCAATCTAGCAGTCGGGGGCCCTGGTCACAAAACGTAAACACTTAATTCAAACTAGTAACTTACATAGTACGATAATGTTCCGAATGGACTCTCCTTTACTCAAATTTTCTGCTGACTTCACTTTAAGGGGCATTGATGTCAGACCACAGTACTTTCTCCTCTCATGTTTACTACACTTgatttttgtttgcttgcttttgCAGCGTTTCAACTTTGCTCACCTTGTAGGCGTTCTCCCTGTACTCATCGAGGTAATAGTCGGCGCGGTCAACGGCACGAAAAGCCCGCTCCACCAAGTCCGAGCGGATGTAGTAGGCCTCTTTCAGATTGTCAATCAAGTCATCATTGTCCTCGCCGGCACTCACAGCTCCACCCATGATGCCTAAAAGGTGACGAAACACATTCAGTGAGTCCAATGTAGGAATCTAGGAATTAGATTTGGAGGTTTTTACAGAGGTGCTTGCAGAAAAGATAAACATCTCGCATAGGTTTTTAAAAGCATTAGCACTTGGACTTCACTTCTGATGGCAACTTATTTCATTTGCATGCAACAGAACAAACAGCTCATAGCAGCTTCACCATATTAGCTTTGAAATCTGGGCTCCACGAACTGATTCTCCCCAGCCATGTTCTTACCTAACATTCAATCTACACGTTTATTAGAGGTTTCGGGTCCTCTTGAGGTTGATATTCTGCTTTTGGCAGCATAACGCAAGTGCGGGTAGGTGTGAATGAACGCAAGCCTTTGTGCTACCGAGCGGTGTTAAAAACAACAGCAGCGCTCCGGACCAAAAGGGTGCACAGGCTGATCGCAAAGCCATAAAACACAATAAGGAATGTGAATAGACCCGTTTGGTTGCGCATATGGATGCAGACGCGAAATGCGACACCGCCATCCGTTTGTATAAAATCTAGCGTCGATTATTTTAATGAAAAATCGGTGGaatgggaaagggggggggggcacggcgCGGCGCTGTGACCAAATCGTCTCGCGGTATCACATAAAGTCAGTAGGCTACTAGGGGATCTAGTTCCCTGCAAAGCTCTTCCATTAGATCAGTAAATCGTCGATCCATTCAAGGAGCTTTCAGGTTGATTGCTAGAAAGACGTGTAAAAATCACAATGCATACGTCCACGCGAGCTTCCATTTTTTTGGTCCTCAATTATGCACCACTTTAACTGCAAATTTGACGCGAACTGGTTGTTTACAATCAAGATTGCTAGAAGTGAATCATTCAGCAGAACTGCGTTCGTACGAGAGGGCCAAAACGAACCAGCGTCGTCGTCTTCGCCAGTAGGGAGAGGGGAGAAACAATGGAGACGCAAAGAAAACGTCCATTCAACTGCTTACAAACTATGTTATGCCATACGGACCTTAATGGGCCGCTGATGGAGCCTTTCAGCTTGTGATCTCTTCAATAGCCAGCCTCTTGTTCGCGGATCCAGTTAAAAACACACCACTGCAGGATGTAAACATTGGGCCGGCTGACGCTTTGACGTCAGACGTAAATCAAGCGATGACGCGAATGTAGTCAGCAAGCACACGTTCACAGACTTTGCAGACAGAGCCAAGAAATTTTGCTTCAGCAGTCTTGGAAAATCGCACACGTCATTTCCGTAGTCCcacttgttttcttcttttcatggctagGTTTGCCACATCACACTGTCGAATGCATGCTCCGTGCCTCCTCTGCAAAATAGTGTTGGCTCGCGAGTGAACGAGTCGTTCAAACGAACTAatgttttcagtgaacgagagtgaacgaatcacttcctaaagtgatttgttcttttttcatttcatatgacttcaaccagtaggtgtcggtaatgcgcattgaagctggtgccacctcgccgtaaaacaaaacgaagaagaaaaggaCGTAACTTCATGTCCACGAATGAaccgtgaattgcatttcccgttcaccaactgaacggatgtgagtgaacgagtcagtgatttgcatttccagttcatcgcgagaacggatccgTGAGGAAAgcaatcctgactttcccgttcgcgaacgagtcaatgggtCAACTACCTTCCCGGGCATCAACGGATCCGTCTGTGAACATGTTGCGCcccctggcgtgaactatgtaagccagaatgtcgatttaggatttgccaaggaaattttaggaagtgattcgttcactgaaaataaTCGtttttttgaacgaatcgttcactcacgaacCAACACTGTTTTGTACTTACCCAACGCGCGCGGTACGAAATATTGAACGGATCAGAATGATTTGAAGTGAAAGTGGGGTTTAATTTGGTGAACGAtttgtttgaacgaatcttttgagtgaccTGAttttaaagattcagttcacttaaaagaactggaatgcacatcgcTACTGCAAAATCCCTTCCAGTAGAAAGGCGATTGGACCGGGCCACGTGATATGACTGCAACCAATCACAAACAGTACAGTAGTTACACTGgtcactgttgttgttgtttttttaaatgcacattGTTTGAATCGAGAGACAAATTGCTCAACATCTTAGatagctgttttatttttgacagTAGTGCCAGTATTCAAAAACCAATGTTACAAAAATGTAGTGAACATTTGTTGACTTTTCACTTGGTTGTGTTGGAAATATGAACAGTCAAATAATCAGTAACCATTAACACACAGAAAGTTATAAAAGATGAAACAGTTGATTTGCTTATACTTTCATCAAGGCCATGTAATGAGGTTTCTTTTGTTCATTCAGCGAAGTAGCGCTTTGAGGCAGTTTTGAGATTAGACTGTACGAGATAAGGCCAAGCTCTGAAAGGGCACCATGACCTCGTCCCTTGCAAGAAAAATGATGTCTTCTTTTATGTAAATGATCCACGCATGGCAAACTTACTTGCTTTTCCACCAGAGGTCAGTACAGTCCAGCATGAATACTGCAACTGTATTAAAACAATATGATGTCCCATATTGTTGAGTAATAGTCATA
This region of Syngnathus typhle isolate RoL2023-S1 ecotype Sweden linkage group LG2, RoL_Styp_1.0, whole genome shotgun sequence genomic DNA includes:
- the LOC133150121 gene encoding protein-L-isoaspartate O-methyltransferase domain-containing protein 2, yielding MGGAVSAGEDNDDLIDNLKEAYYIRSDLVERAFRAVDRADYYLDEYRENAYKDLAWRHGNIHLSAPCIYSEVMEALDLHPRVSFLNLGSGTGYLSTMVGLILGPFGVNHGIELHADVIEYAYQKLDSFIKTSDSFDKFEFCEPSFVVGNCLEIAPESRQYDRVYCGAGVQKDHEKYVKNLIKVGGILVMPLEEKLTKITRTGPNSWETKKIISVSFAPLIQPKHNVNGKPKTVPLPKYEVRSLQELARFCIRHTLRATSDAGECQSRTRGSSFSVGRGLAVAGLHKYGPRFKRRRVHRRRCNALVLATRQVVGSAMSPAASLDSNNNQGGRAEDEEAGRREVRRETRGCRRAARGLMEEEEMVEEEVEEEQEEEEERETGELLRFQPPVNVLRERILSLPLPEPLKRFLLYYRNK